A stretch of DNA from Synechococcus sp. JA-3-3Ab:
GGCTTAACCTCCAGCCCGCGCACGCGCTGGGAGATAGCCTGTCGGATGCGCCTGTGGGCATCAGCCAGCTCGCCAGCCCGCCGGCAAATGGCCTCCCGGATCCCTTGCTGAAGGGGGTGTCCTAGGCCCCAGTTTTCTGCAGTCGGCGGCCAGGGGCTGAGGCTGTCTAGCACATGCTGCACCAACTCCTGCTTTTCCGCGAGCGGCAGGTTGGCATCTGGCGTGGCTTTGGCCAAAAGCTGGAGCGCTGCCCCAGTTTCCAGCCAGCGGGCTGCGCCTCTTTCCAGGCCAACCCCTCCCAGCACCAGCACCTCCTCCGCCAGCAGAGGCTGAGCCAGCGGCTGCTCCACCAGGTAGCGCACGCGCAGCAACAAGAGGGTGGTGAGCTCGGCCACAGCCCGCGTCCGCACAACCCCGCAGCGGGAGACGACGGCCTCTTCAGGATTATCTAGAGCCTTCTCCAGCAAAAAGTGGGCCAGGGCAGCGATGAGGCGGTGGTTGCGGCCAACGTACTCCGCTCCTTCTGGCGTGGGGGAGACAAAGCTAATCCGCCAGTGTCCACCCTTGGGCTGGGGCAGGGCTGAACGAATGGCCTCCGGCAGGGTTGCCGTGCCCTCTCGGCTGAGGTTGACCTGGAAGACTCCAGACTGCCGGTCAGGGATCACGGCCAGGCCCAGGCGCTGGGCGGCAGCGAGAAAAAATTGCTGTACTGCCTGCGGATCCCCCAGCACGGCGTCTGTAGCCTCCAGTTCCCGCTGCACTTCTTCAGGCTTGAGGGATCGCTGGGCAAAACGGGTGCGGTTGCGCCGCTCCTGCTCGGCAGAGCGATCCCACCGGGCGTGAAACCGGCTCACCTCTGCCATCCCCAGATCCAGCTCCAACTGGCGCTCCCCTGAGCCGGATCCCTGGCGCAAAAAAAGCGCCTCCAGCACCGCCTGGGTAACGCTTTCACTCGCTTCGGGAACAGGCACGTGGGTGCCAAGGGTGCGGCGAATTTCCCGCACCTTGTTCAGCAGCACCTTTAGCACCACGCCGTCCACAGGGTTATCTCGCCCAAAAAAACGAATGACCTTGACCCGGGGGGCCCGTTGGCCGTAGCGATCCACCCGCCCCTCCCGCTGCTCCAGCCGGTTGGGGTTCCAGGGCAGGTCGTAGTGGATGACGGCTGTCAATTTTTCCTGCAGGTTGATCCCTTCCGAGAGGCAGTCGGTGGCCACCAGCACCCGTGGCTGGTCAACGGCCATTTCCGCAATCTTGGCCTCCCGCTCCTCGTCGCCCATGCGGCCGGTTACGCAGGCTACCTGAGTTGCGGATCCCAGGTGTTGTCGAAGGTGGTCGGCAAGATACTCCGCCGTGGCCACATAGCGGCACCAGAGAATGGGGTGAAAGCTCTCTTTGAGGAGCCGCTTCACTAGCTCGATGGCCCGCGCCAGCTTGGTGTCTTGGTCTACGCCACGCAGTTGACCAGCCAGGCGGGCGAGCTCGCGCAGCCGGCGGCGGTCGCTGTCGGGCAGAGTTTGATCTGCTGCTTCGAGGGCTGGCAGCGGTAATTCGTCGTCAGTACGCTCTTCTGCTGACTCGAACACCCAGCGGCTAAAGCTCTCCTCGGCCTCTTCAGCTTCTTCCTCCCGGGAGCCTGCACCGCGATTGGCCAGCGCTGCCAAGGCCGCTGCCGGACTGGACATGACACAGCGCAAAAGAGCCAGCGCCCCCCAGTAGCGTACTCGCCGCCGCCGCTGTTCCATCTGCTGGCCGGTGCGCACCAGCTCCGCGCAGAAGGCATAGGTGCGCTCAAACAGCTCGCGGTAGCGGGGCGAAAGGTCATAGGTCTCATCTTCAGCTTCTCGGCTTGGGAAGCAGGCGGTTTCTTGCCAGGTCTCCTTAATGTCCCGCCGCGTGCGCTGGACAAAGTGACGGGCCAGCTCGAGGCGCTGGCTCTCAGTGAGATCCTGAAAGTCCCACGCCTCAAACTCAGGCCGCAGCAGCCCCAGCAAGGAACGGAAGGCCTCTGGGATGCCGCTGTGGGGAGTAGCCGTCAGCAGAATCAGGTGGCGGTTGGGCGCTTGGGCAATGGCTCTCAAAAGGGCATGCCGCTCCTGCTGAGCTCTGCCGGAACTGGCCGCCGCCGCACCGTGCACTTCGTCGGCAATGATCAGCTCAGGACAAAACTGTAAAAATTGAGGGCGGTTGCGCTCTGTTTTGACAAAATCAATGCTGGCCACCTGCACCGGGAAGTATTCGTAGAGGCTCTGTCCCAGCGGGGTTTGCCGCTCCAGTTGCCCTACCGTCCCCGAGCGGATAACTACCGGCTCGAGGTGAAACTTCTCGGCCAGCTCCCTGGCCCACTGCTCGCACAAATAAGGCGGGCAAAGGACACAAAAGCGCCGGATCTCGCCGCGATCCAGAAGTTCTCTGGCTATCAGCAGCGCTTCGATGGTCTTGCCCACTCCCACGTCGTCGGCAATAAACAGCCGCACCGGATCAAGGCGCAGCGCCATGAGCAACGGCACAAACTGGTAGGTTCGGGGCCGGATGGAGATGCGCCCCAGCGAGCGAAAGGGAGTGGCGCCCTCGCGCAAGATAAGCCGCGCTGCCTGCCAGAGGAGATGGGCGGCTGCAGCATCGGCAACTCGGTCGGCGCAGGGCAGCGGGAAGAAGGCCGGCTCGATGCGCTCAAAGGGCAAGGTGCCGCCTACAAGGTTCATCAGTTGTCGGTGAATGTGAATCGCATCCTCTGGCGTACCAGTAAGGGGCCGCAGCACTACCCCTTCTTCGGAATCAGCGGGGAGCACCACCCACTCGCGGTGGCGGCAGCAAACAATTGAGCCAGGCTGCATCGATCGGGATCCCTAGAGAGCTTTCTCCATTTGAGATTTGTATACATCTTTGCCGCTTTCCGGGAATGACTGCCGAGCTTCTGCGGCTTTTTTGAGAACCCCCTACAGCCTGCCTGGACAGAACTTCTGCCGGCGCCATGGCCGGCAAAAATTCTACGTGTTGGAAAATGGCCCAGTTGGGTCTCGCCCAAGCCTTTTGCAGGGATCCCTCCTACCCAAAACGTGGGGTGACGGTAGGATGAAACAGAGCTGGCCCCAAGCACTTCCAGCCGCTTGCCCGATGAGCAGCAGCCGTTATCCGTTTGAGCGCGTTCGCGAGCACTTGCTCTTTCAGTCTTTGGAAGATGCTGAGTGGAAGGCATTGACGGCTGCCCTACTGCCCAGCCGCTTTTCCCCCGGCCAGGTGATCTTCCAAGAAGGGGATCCCAGTAGCGACCTATACGTAGTTCTCAGCGGGATCGTGGAGCTGCGTCGCCAGTACATGCGCCATCCCGGCGATTATTGGCTGGCCACGCTGCATGCCGGGCGCGTGTTTGGGGAACTTTCCTTGCTGACGGGACGGCGACGTTCCTTTACCGCGGTGAGCCTGACCGAAGTGCAAACCCTGCGCCTCTCCCGCGAGGGGCTGCTCCTATTGCCCCTGGAAGTCCAGCTGAAGCTCTACCGCGCCTGGACCCAGATCATCGGCGAGCGCGTCTTTTGGCTCGACAGCATGTTCGCGGATCTGCTGGAACAGCGGGGAGCCGAAAACGTGGCCTCGGCTATGGCCTTGCTGCAGCAGCGCTACCCCGCTTGAGGAAAGCCAACCCCTGCAGGCAGGCCGGGATCCCTAAAGTTAAATATCAGTTGATACTACTCAAAAAAGAGGCCAGAAATAAATCAAGCGGTGGGATCCCAAATTTTATCTTCAGAATAGCCAGGGGTTGCGGTATTATGTGCTAAGCAGCCCCAAAGCACTTCAAGCAGCGAGGTTAAGAGCAGTGGTCAGGGTAGCCATCAACGGATTTGGTCGTATCGGTCGCAACTTTTTGCGGTGTTGGCTGGGTCGCTCCCAGTCCAATCTCGATATTGTTGCCATCAACGACACATCAGACGCCCGCACGGCTGCCCATCTGCTCAAATACGATTCCATTCTCGGGCCGCTGCAAGGGGCGGAAGTGGAGGCCGTCGAGGGTGGCCTGCTGGTTAACGGCAAGCATATCCACGCCGTTTCCGATCGCAACCCCAGCAACCTGCCCTGGAAAGAGTGGAAGGTGGATCTTGTTATTGAAGCTACAGGGGTGTTCGTAGACTATCAAGGGGCCTCTAAGCACCTTGAGGCGGGAGCCAAAAAAGTAGTGATCACCGCTCCGGCCAAGGGGGGCGACATTCCCACGTTTGTATATGGCGTTAACCAACACACCTATGACCCGGTGCGGCACAACATTGTCAGCAACGCCAGTTGCACCACCAACTGCCTTGCCCCCATCCTCAAAGTGTTGCTGGACAAGTTCGGCGTCTTGCGGGCCACGATGACCACCACCCACAGCTACACCGGTGACCAGCGGATTTTGGATGGCGGCCACCGCGATCTGCGACGGGCGCGGGCGGCGGCGTTGAGCATGGTGCCCACCACCACCGGGGCGGCCAAGGCGGTGGCGCTGGTGATCCCCGAACTGAAGGGCAAGCTGAACGGGGTGGCGGTACGGGTGCCCACGCCCAACGTGTCGCTGGTGGACTTGGTGGTGCAAACGGAGCGGCGCGTGATTGCCGAGGAGGTGAACGCGGCTCTCAAGGACGCTTCAGAGACCACGATGAAAGGGATCATTGCCTACTCCGATATCCCCTTAGTCTCCATCGACTACCGCGGCCACGACTGCTCGGCGATTGTGGATGCCGAGATGACCAGCGTGCTGGACGGGGATCTGGTGAAGGTGATGGCCTGGTACGACAACGAGTGGGGCTACTCGCAGCGGGTGCTGGATCTAGCTGAATATATGGCTGCTCACTGGGTTGAGTAGGCTGTTGTTTCCTGCCTCAATCCCTCAGAGGCGGAGAGGGAGAATTCGGCAAAAACCTGCCAGCGCTTGCCGTCATGGAGGAGGAGGGTCAGGGCAGAGGCGAGAAAGGATCCCTGGAAGAGGCGAGCCTTGAACTGCGGCCAGGCGGCGCGGAACTGGGCCGGCTGGAGATCCCGGAAGGCCACAGTCATGTGGGGCACAAAGGGACGGGCTGGAGCCGTTGCTTCTTCTTGCTTGAGAAGGAGGCTCATGTGCCGCTGGGCCTTGGCCTGAAGCTGTTGCAGCTCGGGGGAGGGCTCGACGTGAATATAAATAACCCGTGGCGGGAAGGCGCCGAAGCCACAGAGCTCAACGGCAACTGGCGCCTGCTCCTTAGCAAATGCTTCTAGGGATCCTGTCAGGGCCGCCAGCTGGGCAGTGGGCCACTCGAAAGGAGGCACCAGGGTGATGTGAGGGGGCGAGCGCAGGGCTGCGCGGCTGGCGAATTGCTCGGCAAACTGTTGTTTAATGGCGGTCACTTGCTCCTGCAGGTCTGGTGGGGGAAGGAGGGCGAGAAATAGCCGCTGTTGGGGAGCATCGATCAGCATTGCCGGACAGGTGAGGGATCCTTTTATCCAGGCTAGGGCAGCACATCCCCAGGCCTCTACCCCATTTCCTAGGGGTCAGAAGGTTTGTCGGGATGCCCGACGTCTTCTTTAACTACTCATATAATTATCTAGTGATTATTCGGTGGCAGTAGGAGACACGGATCCTCACATGACCCAGCTTTCCGCTCCCCTTCCCACGCCGGCAAGCCCATCTGCAGAACCTCAGCCGGATCCGATTCCGTCTTACCATTGGCATCTGTTCCTCTGCGCCGACCAGACCAAGCCCAAGTGCTGTGAAAAGGCGGTGGGGCTGGAAGCCTGGGAATACCTGAGGCTGCGGATCCAGCAGTTGAACCTGGAGCTGGCGGGCGTGGGCCCTCTGCGCGTCAACCGCACCAAGGCCAATTGTCTGCGGGCCTGCAACTACGGTGTTCCTGGGCCGGTGTTGTTGGTGTACCCCGGCGGGTTCTGGTACCACTCGGCCACGCCGCCGGTGATAGAGCGGGTGCTGCAAGAGCACATCTTGGGGGGAAAGCCGGTGGCCGAGTATCTGGTTGCTCAAGATACTCTGATTGCCCCTCAGCGCCCCTGATCCAGGAGGGCATGGATGGCCTCCACGCAGGCCGCGGTTGCCTGCTGCAGCTCAGCTTTGTCGCTGGAAGCCGGCGGGGGGATCAGCCTGCCGATGCGCACCGTGATGGGGCAAAACAAGCGCGGCCAGCGGGATCCCTTGGGCAGCACCTTCTCGGTGCCCCAGAGGGCTACGGGGAGCAAGGGTGTCTGGGTGCGCGCTGCCACCAAGGCTGCCCCCAGGTGAGGCTGGGGGATGCGGCCATCGGGGGTGCGGGTGCCGTTGAGAAAGATCCCTACCGCCCAGCCCTGGGCCAGGGCTGCCTCTGTGGCCCGCAAGGCGCTGCGATCCGCACCTCCCCTTTTGACCGGGTAAGCCCCGTAGAGCCGGATCACCTGCTTCAGCACCGGCACCTGGAACAGCTCTTCTTTGGCCATGAAGGCTACCGGGCGGCGCACCGCATTGGCCACCAGCGGCGGATCCAAGTGGCTGGCGTGGTTGCTGACGATGATCAGGGATCCGTGGCGCGGCACGTTTTCCTGGCCATAGGTGCGGCCAAAATACAGTCCCCGAAATAAAGGGTTGACCACCAGCCACTTGAGCAGCCAGTAGGCCAACCAATCGCGGCGGCGATAGCCCATCTGGACGATTTCCCAACTTAAGGGTAGCTCCCTCTTGAGTGTAGGGGAAAGGGGGGGATCCCTAAGGACTTTGGAGACAGGTTTTCCGAAGACCTTCACCTAGGGTGGGATGCGGCGAGGGGAGACGCCGGGAAAACGTTGCGCCAAGTTTTAGCTAATCCGCCGTTCGCGCTAGCGGGACGTAGTCCTGGAAGCCCCGCTCTGTACCCCCCAGTCCCCCAGCCCCCCAGTCCCCCCGTATACGGGGGGATATAG
This window harbors:
- the gap gene encoding type I glyceraldehyde-3-phosphate dehydrogenase; protein product: MVRVAINGFGRIGRNFLRCWLGRSQSNLDIVAINDTSDARTAAHLLKYDSILGPLQGAEVEAVEGGLLVNGKHIHAVSDRNPSNLPWKEWKVDLVIEATGVFVDYQGASKHLEAGAKKVVITAPAKGGDIPTFVYGVNQHTYDPVRHNIVSNASCTTNCLAPILKVLLDKFGVLRATMTTTHSYTGDQRILDGGHRDLRRARAAALSMVPTTTGAAKAVALVIPELKGKLNGVAVRVPTPNVSLVDLVVQTERRVIAEEVNAALKDASETTMKGIIAYSDIPLVSIDYRGHDCSAIVDAEMTSVLDGDLVKVMAWYDNEWGYSQRVLDLAEYMAAHWVE
- a CDS encoding cyclic nucleotide-binding domain-containing protein, with protein sequence MSSSRYPFERVREHLLFQSLEDAEWKALTAALLPSRFSPGQVIFQEGDPSSDLYVVLSGIVELRRQYMRHPGDYWLATLHAGRVFGELSLLTGRRRSFTAVSLTEVQTLRLSREGLLLLPLEVQLKLYRAWTQIIGERVFWLDSMFADLLEQRGAENVASAMALLQQRYPA
- a CDS encoding helicase-related protein, whose amino-acid sequence is MQPGSIVCCRHREWVVLPADSEEGVVLRPLTGTPEDAIHIHRQLMNLVGGTLPFERIEPAFFPLPCADRVADAAAAHLLWQAARLILREGATPFRSLGRISIRPRTYQFVPLLMALRLDPVRLFIADDVGVGKTIEALLIARELLDRGEIRRFCVLCPPYLCEQWARELAEKFHLEPVVIRSGTVGQLERQTPLGQSLYEYFPVQVASIDFVKTERNRPQFLQFCPELIIADEVHGAAAASSGRAQQERHALLRAIAQAPNRHLILLTATPHSGIPEAFRSLLGLLRPEFEAWDFQDLTESQRLELARHFVQRTRRDIKETWQETACFPSREAEDETYDLSPRYRELFERTYAFCAELVRTGQQMEQRRRRVRYWGALALLRCVMSSPAAALAALANRGAGSREEEAEEAEESFSRWVFESAEERTDDELPLPALEAADQTLPDSDRRRLRELARLAGQLRGVDQDTKLARAIELVKRLLKESFHPILWCRYVATAEYLADHLRQHLGSATQVACVTGRMGDEEREAKIAEMAVDQPRVLVATDCLSEGINLQEKLTAVIHYDLPWNPNRLEQREGRVDRYGQRAPRVKVIRFFGRDNPVDGVVLKVLLNKVREIRRTLGTHVPVPEASESVTQAVLEALFLRQGSGSGERQLELDLGMAEVSRFHARWDRSAEQERRNRTRFAQRSLKPEEVQRELEATDAVLGDPQAVQQFFLAAAQRLGLAVIPDRQSGVFQVNLSREGTATLPEAIRSALPQPKGGHWRISFVSPTPEGAEYVGRNHRLIAALAHFLLEKALDNPEEAVVSRCGVVRTRAVAELTTLLLLRVRYLVEQPLAQPLLAEEVLVLGGVGLERGAARWLETGAALQLLAKATPDANLPLAEKQELVQHVLDSLSPWPPTAENWGLGHPLQQGIREAICRRAGELADAHRRIRQAISQRVRGLEVKPQFPPDLLGILVLQPLLSR
- a CDS encoding 2'-5' RNA ligase family protein, whose product is MLIDAPQQRLFLALLPPPDLQEQVTAIKQQFAEQFASRAALRSPPHITLVPPFEWPTAQLAALTGSLEAFAKEQAPVAVELCGFGAFPPRVIYIHVEPSPELQQLQAKAQRHMSLLLKQEEATAPARPFVPHMTVAFRDLQPAQFRAAWPQFKARLFQGSFLASALTLLLHDGKRWQVFAEFSLSASEGLRQETTAYSTQ
- a CDS encoding lysophospholipid acyltransferase family protein — translated: MGYRRRDWLAYWLLKWLVVNPLFRGLYFGRTYGQENVPRHGSLIIVSNHASHLDPPLVANAVRRPVAFMAKEELFQVPVLKQVIRLYGAYPVKRGGADRSALRATEAALAQGWAVGIFLNGTRTPDGRIPQPHLGAALVAARTQTPLLPVALWGTEKVLPKGSRWPRLFCPITVRIGRLIPPPASSDKAELQQATAACVEAIHALLDQGR
- a CDS encoding (2Fe-2S) ferredoxin domain-containing protein yields the protein MTQLSAPLPTPASPSAEPQPDPIPSYHWHLFLCADQTKPKCCEKAVGLEAWEYLRLRIQQLNLELAGVGPLRVNRTKANCLRACNYGVPGPVLLVYPGGFWYHSATPPVIERVLQEHILGGKPVAEYLVAQDTLIAPQRP